The DNA sequence GTTCCGCGACCGCTGCACCGCGACCGTCACTTCCCGCTGATGCCGGGCGCAGTTGCCCGAGATGCGGCGGGGAAGGATCTTCCCGCGCTCCGTGACGAAGAAGCGGAGCGTCTTGATGTCCTTGTAGTCGATGAAAGGCGTTTTGTCAACGCAGAACCGGCACACCTTCCGGCGTACCTGGAACCGCCTGCGTTTGTCCGGGCCCTTTCCATCCCGGGTGTCCCTCGGCCTTGAGTCGGAGGACCGTTCAGTCCTTGCAGGATACTCTGCCATGATAGTAACTCCTCGTATAGTGGTTAGTAAAGATCAATGCTCTGGTGACTCCGGTCAGAAGGGGATATCCCCTTCCTCTACGGGCGGCTCCGGCGCGGGCTCCGCATGGGCGTGCCCCGCGGCCTGGCCCGATGACTGCCGCTTCGGCATGAACGTGACGGACTGGGCCGCGACCTCGACCTTGCTGCGCTTCTGGCCGGTTTCCTTGTCGTCCCACCGGCGCTGCTGCAGGCGGCCTTCGATCAGCGCGGCATCACCCTTGTTGAGATACTGGCCGCAGTTTTCCGCCTGTTTGCCGAATACCACGATGTCGATGTAGCTGACTTCTTCCCGGGTCTCTTCCCCCTGCTTGTACTTGCGGTTGACGGCGATGGCGAAACTCGCCACTGCGCTCCCGCTGGGGGTATAGCGCACCTCGGGGTCGCGGGTGAGATTGCCCAGCAGGATCACTTTGTTAAAGCTCGTCATGGTGCTCCTCCCTGGCTCCGAACGCAGCGCGGGCGTTCAGGAGGTTCTCGTCCAACTACGCCTGGGCCTTGCCGGCCTCGGCCTTTGCCGCGTCCTTCTTCTTCGGTTTGGGAGCGGGTCTGGTGCGAAGCTCTTTTTCCAGCCTTACGGTCAGGAACTTGATCACTGAATCCGTGAGCTTATAGGTGCGCTCCAGTTCGCTGACCGCCGCAGGCGCGGCCTTGAACTGGAAGAATGCATAGTGGCCCCGCTTCTGTTTTTTGATCTCGTAAGTGAGTTTTTTCTTGCCCCAGTCCTCGAACTTGAGCATCTCTCCGCCCTGTTTGACCACGACGTCCTGCATCTTCTTGATGGTATTGGCGGTCTCTTCGTCGGAAAGATTGGGGTTGATGATAAAGATGGATTCGTAAATGTGCATCTCACTTCCTCCTTGTGGGTTATAGCCCTCCCGGCCCCGGGAGAGCAAGGAGTAATTCCGGGGAAAGCGCTTCTCGTCTCCGGAAATCGACCTTACTCGTATTTTAGGAATGAAAACATTATCACAGACATGCTGAAAAGGCAAGGAATTTCTGTTTCTCCGCTCTTTCCCCGGAACAGGGAAGCGGGGATGATGCGGAATCCGCGGGCGCTGCTCTTTGAATTCATTCATGATTTTCGCGGCCGCGCTTCTCGAATGCGATTATCCGCGCTTGCGCCCGGACAAAACCTGCCCGTTTCCATCATAGTAACTCTTGAGGAGAGCATGCAAAAAACCTCCTGCAGCGCAAAAAAAATCAGAAAGCCTAAATTTTATGGAGAGCTGTGCCGATAAGTTAGCAGAAGCGGCGTTCGGGGCAGGAACGATCCGAACAGTCGCTACTAAAGATACCATCGCTAAGGACGGAATGACCGTGATACAGCGTAAAAGAATAGGCGACATGCTTCTCGAGGCGGGACTGATCACCACGGCGCAGCTGCAGACCGGCCTCGAGGAGCAGAAAAAGACGGGAGAACTGCTGGGCGCCATTCTGTTCGCCCACGGCTTCATCAGCCAGCAGGACCTGTTCAAGGTCCTGTCGGTGATCCATGACGCGGGGGGCAAGGCCGAGCCTGGCGCTGAATCAACGGTCATGCCCGAGGACATGGACGCCCTGGTGAAGCAGAGCAGCTCCGTGTTCCAGGTCGAAAGCGGTCTGGACCGCAGGGACGTCGATTCCGCCCAGTCGCCCCTGGTGCGCATGGTGGACAAGATCATCGCGACCGGAGTCGGCCGGGGGGCGACGGACATCCACATCGGCCCGGATACCAAGGGCACGCGCGTGCGATACCGCGTGGATGGGGCGCTCCATCACGGCATGTATCTCCCGAAGGACCTCCTGAACCCCGTCGTGTCCCGGTTCAAGATCATGGGACAGATGAACATCGCCGAGAACCGCGTTCCCCAGGACGGGAGCGCCGAATTCCTGTACCGGGAGCGGAAGCTGGACCTCCGGATCTCCTCGTTCCCGCTCATCAACGGGGAGAACATCGTTGCCAGGATCCTCGACAAGTCGAACCTGAAGCTCGGCCTCGATTCGCTCGGCTTCGCCGATGCCGATTCGGCCGTGATCCAGGAGACGCTCAAGCTGCCCTATGGCATGATCCTCGTAACGGGGCCGACCGGGTCCGGCAAGACCACCACGCTCTACTCATGCCTGTCGTTCATCAACACCGTCAACCGGAACATCTTCACGATCGAGGATCCCGTGGAGTATCAGCTGCCCCTGGTCCGGCAGTCCCAGGTCAACGTGAAAGCCGGGCTCACCTTCGCATCGGGCCTCCGGTCCATCCTGCGGCAGGACCCCGATATCGTGCTCGTGGGCG is a window from the Nitrospirota bacterium genome containing:
- the ssb gene encoding single-stranded DNA-binding protein, translating into MTSFNKVILLGNLTRDPEVRYTPSGSAVASFAIAVNRKYKQGEETREEVSYIDIVVFGKQAENCGQYLNKGDAALIEGRLQQRRWDDKETGQKRSKVEVAAQSVTFMPKRQSSGQAAGHAHAEPAPEPPVEEGDIPF
- the rpsF gene encoding 30S ribosomal protein S6, coding for MHIYESIFIINPNLSDEETANTIKKMQDVVVKQGGEMLKFEDWGKKKLTYEIKKQKRGHYAFFQFKAAPAAVSELERTYKLTDSVIKFLTVRLEKELRTRPAPKPKKKDAAKAEAGKAQA
- a CDS encoding ATPase, T2SS/T4P/T4SS family: MIQRKRIGDMLLEAGLITTAQLQTGLEEQKKTGELLGAILFAHGFISQQDLFKVLSVIHDAGGKAEPGAESTVMPEDMDALVKQSSSVFQVESGLDRRDVDSAQSPLVRMVDKIIATGVGRGATDIHIGPDTKGTRVRYRVDGALHHGMYLPKDLLNPVVSRFKIMGQMNIAENRVPQDGSAEFLYRERKLDLRISSFPLINGENIVARILDKSNLKLGLDSLGFADADSAVIQETLKLPYGMILVTGPTGSGKTTTLYSCLSFINTVNRNIFTIEDPVEYQLPLVRQSQVNVKAGLTFASGLRSILRQDPDIVLVGEMRDLETAELAVRASLTGHLVFSTLHTNDALSSVIRLIDMGIEPFLISSTLDTVIAQRLVRMLCPECRQELAGDSAVYGKLGADPRAVKLYQHKGCDRCGGAGYRGRTVIYETLKITPAIREMINRKAGLDDIRREAEQGGFRSMFQNGVDKIKSGVTTLEEVSTVTRTGL
- the rpsR gene encoding 30S ribosomal protein S18 encodes the protein MAEYPARTERSSDSRPRDTRDGKGPDKRRRFQVRRKVCRFCVDKTPFIDYKDIKTLRFFVTERGKILPRRISGNCARHQREVTVAVQRSRNIAMLPFSGEK